One genomic window of Numida meleagris isolate 19003 breed g44 Domestic line chromosome 1, NumMel1.0, whole genome shotgun sequence includes the following:
- the DERA gene encoding deoxyribose-phosphate aldolase isoform X4 yields the protein MAARNAGTELELGWISKVYVNPPAVVRHAEQIQKWRTVKGNWQAAWLLKAVTCIDLTTLSGDDTPSNVHRLCFKAKHPIREDLLKAMDMHDKGITVAAVCVYPARVADAVNALKAAGCNIPVASVAAGFPSGQTPIETKLAEIKLAVQYGAREIDIVISRSLVLSGQWEGLYEEIRQCREACGEAHMKTILATGELGSLANVYKASMIAMMAGSDFIKTSTGKEVENATLPVGVVMMRAIKEFYWQTGFKVGFKPAGGIRTAKEAITWLMLVKEELGVEWLKPELFRLGASSLLEDIEKQIFHYVTGSYALQHDLAMA from the exons AGCTTGGCTGGATCTCCAAAGTGTATGTGAATCCACCTGCAGTTGTAAGGCATGCAGAACAGATTCAGAAATGGCGGACTGTGAAAGGTAATTGGCAA GCTGCTTGGCTGTTGAAAGCTGTCACCTGCATAGACCTTACCACGCTTTCAGGAGATGATACTCCTTCAAATGTCCACAGACTGTGTTTTAAAGCTAAGCATCCCATCAGAGAGGATCTGCTGAAAGCCATGGATATGCATGATAAAG GAATTACTGTTGCAGCGGTTTGTGTATATCCTGCAAGAGTCGCCGATGCTGTTAACGCCCTGAAGGCTGCTGGTTGTAATATACCAGTAGCTTCAG TGGCTGCTGGGTTTCCATCTGGACAAACTCCTATAGAAACTAAACTGGCTGAAATAAAGTTGGCTGTACAGTATGGTGCCAGAGAGATTGACATCGTCATTAGCAGGAGCTTGGTGCTGAGTGGCCAATGGGAAG GTCTGTATGAGGAGATCCGTCAGTGCCGTGAGGCCTGTGGAGAAGCTCACATGAAAACAATCCTAGCAACAGGTGAACTAGGGTCCCTTGCTAATGTCTACAAAGCCAGTATGATAGCTATGATGGCAG GTTCTGATTTTATAAAGACATCTACAggaaaggaagtggaaaatgCGACTCTTCCAGTTGGAGTAGTCATGATGCGAGCCATTAAAGAATTCTACTGGCAAACCGGCTTTAAG gTTGGATTTAAGCCTGCTGGTGGCATTCGGACAGCAAAAGAAGCTATTACTTGGCTTATGCTGGTGAAGGAGGAACTGGGAGTGGAATGGCTGAAACCAGAGCTCTTTCGCCTTGGTGCTAGTAGTTTGTTGGAAGACATTGAGAAACAG
- the DERA gene encoding deoxyribose-phosphate aldolase isoform X3, protein MAARNAGTELELGWISKVYVNPPAVVRHAEQIQKWRTVKGNWQAAWLLKAVTCIDLTTLSGDDTPSNVHRLCFKAKHPIREDLLKAMDMHDKGVINFVLLGITVAAVCVYPARVADAVNALKAAGCNIPVASVAAGFPSGQTPIETKLAEIKLAVQYGAREIDIVISRSLVLSGQWEGLYEEIRQCREACGEAHMKTILATGELGSLANVYKASMIAMMAGSDFIKTSTGKEVENATLPVGVVMMRAIKEFYWQTGFKVGFKPAGGIRTAKEAITWLMLVKEELGVEWLKPELFRLGASSLLEDIEKQIFHYVTGSYALQHDLAMA, encoded by the exons AGCTTGGCTGGATCTCCAAAGTGTATGTGAATCCACCTGCAGTTGTAAGGCATGCAGAACAGATTCAGAAATGGCGGACTGTGAAAGGTAATTGGCAA GCTGCTTGGCTGTTGAAAGCTGTCACCTGCATAGACCTTACCACGCTTTCAGGAGATGATACTCCTTCAAATGTCCACAGACTGTGTTTTAAAGCTAAGCATCCCATCAGAGAGGATCTGCTGAAAGCCATGGATATGCATGATAAAGGTGTGATCAACTTTGTTCTGTTAG GAATTACTGTTGCAGCGGTTTGTGTATATCCTGCAAGAGTCGCCGATGCTGTTAACGCCCTGAAGGCTGCTGGTTGTAATATACCAGTAGCTTCAG TGGCTGCTGGGTTTCCATCTGGACAAACTCCTATAGAAACTAAACTGGCTGAAATAAAGTTGGCTGTACAGTATGGTGCCAGAGAGATTGACATCGTCATTAGCAGGAGCTTGGTGCTGAGTGGCCAATGGGAAG GTCTGTATGAGGAGATCCGTCAGTGCCGTGAGGCCTGTGGAGAAGCTCACATGAAAACAATCCTAGCAACAGGTGAACTAGGGTCCCTTGCTAATGTCTACAAAGCCAGTATGATAGCTATGATGGCAG GTTCTGATTTTATAAAGACATCTACAggaaaggaagtggaaaatgCGACTCTTCCAGTTGGAGTAGTCATGATGCGAGCCATTAAAGAATTCTACTGGCAAACCGGCTTTAAG gTTGGATTTAAGCCTGCTGGTGGCATTCGGACAGCAAAAGAAGCTATTACTTGGCTTATGCTGGTGAAGGAGGAACTGGGAGTGGAATGGCTGAAACCAGAGCTCTTTCGCCTTGGTGCTAGTAGTTTGTTGGAAGACATTGAGAAACAG